One Labrus mixtus chromosome 22, fLabMix1.1, whole genome shotgun sequence genomic window carries:
- the wu:fc23c09 gene encoding wu:fc23c09 → MEVVTLLLMSFFIVSGNSYMLEPITQIAALDGDQQSEMRSEQRKDVSVSVDGGGKAAESTERRKTDGDQRRRGLAPKTGRGKEQLEEIIDQIIADFGWTVGETLHVNRGFEKRGEETLTAETFSKYLEEETVNVESPKTWGRWIKKKEKDDEVDENFNKSDQMMQERESQLVAGLHLHEEKGGNEEREEGESIKNANSNDSQEREKDDPSVVSDLTPPLSTSSNPRGKEIEIPATFQVITQSQNPPPFHYNVPPSVLVTPTRATSVSSRAPTSHAKVRPQFFPPSVSPKPAEVSVSTVAPDVRRSVFLLEDLLTEVLQSPGHHLKQNEMEETAHLEEAKVRNMLYKPAWKEETAREINTKAAEFIPKVQTVTPKPKEEPKEPHPALKINKNHPSAKPVEVIRKPNKLKPTGEPKPVENATKLTLKRNKPSPPRPHLATNVQTSSQTPAKMTKTKTAKKSKEKKKKDNKTQKPVKKKKKKEVMAPTHFPYFMDNYCPPECACYGRVVQCSDKGVDKVPYGIPYSARYILLMNNRIDSIQLDLLDEYVSMEFLVLSNNRLTDASIEGAFEGIPALKRLYLDGNLLESVPNDLPMSLEELRLDNNHLSVMSEAVWARCPGLLVLSLSNNSLGNGSESLPNAVLSPLYNLRTLNLDHNQLKSVPLGLPLSIKELYFKGNLIEHFRGGAFDGKSELVVLDLSANRLTNKGLLRESLVNATHLESLNLEGNRLKQVPKHLPPSLKTLNLEGNLISSLKRTVFSTLKNLEHLGLARNTIFKVAPGAFRSLPVLHQLDLCHNALRQVPRQLPQALHSVALTHNKIQSVPRDAFCWGNRSLSLSRLVRVQLEHNLIDMGKLDGQAFRCLRGFQVVHFY, encoded by the exons ATGGAAGTTGTCACCCTGCTGCTGATGTCCTTCTTCATTGTTTCTGGAAATTCATACATGTTGGAACCCA tcacacagatagcAGCTCTGGATGGAGACCAGCAGTCTGAGATGAGGAGTGAGCAGCGTAAGGATGTTTCTGTATCAGTTGACGGGGGAGGAAAGGCTGCTGAATCCACTGAGAGAAGGAAAACAGACGGTGATCAGAGGAGACGAGGACTGGCTCCAAAGACAGGGCGGGGAAAAGAGCAGCTGGAGGAAATAATAGATCAAATCATAGCTGATTTTGGTTGGACTGTGGGAGAAACCTTACACGTAAATCGAGGATTTGAAAAAAGAGGTGAGGAAACTTTAACTGCAGagacattttctaaatatttagaggaAGAAACTGTCAATGTAGAGAGCCCTAAAACATGGGGGAGATGGatcaaaaagaaggaaaaggacGATGAGGTTGATGAAAACTTTAATAAAAGTGATCAAATGatgcaagaaagagagagccaGCTGGTTGCAGGGCTCCATCTTCAcgaagagaaaggaggaaatgaggaaagggaggaaggggagagCATAAAAAATGCAAACTCAAATGACTcacaagaaagagaaaaagatgatCCCTCAGTGGTTAGTGATCTCACACCTCCTCTGAGCACTTCCTCTAACCCACGGGGGAAGGAAATCGAAATTCCTGCCACATTTCAAGTTATCACCCAGTCTCAAAATCCCCCTCCTTTTCATTATAACGTCCCTCCATCAGTTCTGGTAACACCCACACGAGCTACTTCAGTCTCCTCTCGAGCGCCGACGTCTCACGCCAAAGTTCGTCCTCAGTTTttccctccatctgtctctccaaAGCCCGCAGAAGTTTCAGTCTCAACAGTGGCTCCAGATGTGAGGAGGTCTGTTTTTCTGCTTGAAGATCTCCTCACTGAGGTGTTACAAAGTCCTGGACATCATCTCAAGCAGAATGAAATGGAAGAAACCGCTCATTTAGAGGAGGCAAAAGTCAGAAATATGTTGTATAAACCAGCATGGAAGGAGGAAACCGCacgtgaaataaacacaaaagcgGCAGAATTCATCCCAAAGGTGCAAACCGTCACGCCAAAACccaaagaagaacccaaagagcCGCATCCTGCtctgaaaataaacaagaatCATCCCAGTGCTAAGCCGGTCGAGGTCATACGTAAACCAAACAAGCTGAAACCAACAGGGGAACCCAAACCGGTGGAAAACGCCACCAAACTCACACTGAAGCGAAACAAACCATCACCTCCCCGACCGCATCTGGCAACGAACGTACAAACATCTTCTCAAACGCCAGCAAAGATGACCAAAACTAAGACGGCCAAGAAGtcgaaggaaaagaaaaagaaggacaatAAAACCCAAAAGCcagtaaagaagaagaagaagaaggaggtcATGGCGCCAACGCACTTCCCGTACTTTATGGACAACTACTGTCCACCTGAGTGTGCCTGCTACGGAAG GGTGGTCCAGTGCTCAGACAAAGGTGTGGACAAGGTTCCTTACGGTATTCCCTACAGTGCTCGCTACATCCTCCTCATGAACAACCGCATCGACAGCATCCAGCTGGACCTGCTCGACGAGTACGTCTCTATGGAGTTCCTGGTGCTGAGCAACAATCGGCTCACAGATGCTTCCATTGAGGGAGCCTTTGAGGGGATACCGGCTCTGAAGCGCCTCTACCTGGACGGGAACCTCTTAGAAAGCGTGCCAAATGACCTTCCGATGTCTCTCGAGGAGCTTCGTTTGGACAATAACCACCTGAGTGTGATGTCTGAGGCCGTCTGGGCTCGCTGCCCTGGACTTCTGGTTCTAAGCCTCAGCAACAACAGCTTGGGGAACGGATCAGAATCCCTCCCTAATGCGGTGCTCTCGCCTTTGTACAACCTGCGCACTCTGAACCTGGATCACAACCAGTTGAAGTCAGTTCCTCTGGGGTTACCGCTATCCATCAAGGAGCTGTACTTCAAAGGGAATCTCATTGAGCACTTCAGAGGAGGAGCTTTCGACGGAAAATCAGAGCTGGTTGTGTTGGACTTAAGCGCAAACAGACTCACGAACAAAGGCCTTCTTAGGGAGTCTCTCGTCAACGCTACTCACTTGGAAAGCCTCAATTTAGAAGGTAACAGACTAAAACAGGTGCCAAAACACCTTCCGCCCTCCCTTAAAACTCTAAATCTGGAAGGCAACCTCATATCGTCTTTAAAGAGAACGGTTTTCAGCACGTTGAAGAACCTGGAACACCTGGGTTTAGCGAGGAATACAATCTTCAAAGTAGCACCAGGGGCCTTCAGGTCTCTGCCGGTCCTGCACCAGTTAGATCTCTGCCACAACGCTTTACGCCAAGTGCCCAGACAGCTCCCACAAGCTCTGCACTCGGTTGCCCTCACGCACAACAAGATTCAGTCAGTGCCTCGAGATGCTTTCTGCTGGGGGAACAGGAGTCTGAGTCTCAGCAGGCTCGTACGAGTGCAGCTTGAGCACAATCTAATCGATATGGGGAAGCTGGATGGTCAGGCTTTCAGGTGCTTACGGGGATTCCAGGTGGTGCATTTCTACTAA